The following DNA comes from Poecilia reticulata strain Guanapo linkage group LG16, Guppy_female_1.0+MT, whole genome shotgun sequence.
taataaaAGTATGTCTAATTCTAACATTTCTCACAAATTATCATTTCATACCTACTCTTGTTCTCTTTTGTTTGTGTAATCTCTTGTTAGTTATTTTGGCTTCATAAATGTGAAACAGTAACATATTTCCTGCCACTAGGGTGCACAAttgagtttctgttttcactcctctcagtttttcaggtttttatgtttgcatatTAGTCTTGTAAAACCAGATaatgggaaatgtttgaggGTCTGTTACAAACCACTGATCTACAAGCCATTCTGGTCTTTAATGGCACTGGGCTGCTTTAAAACTGCCACTAATTCACAAGTAATGACTTCTTACCACCATCACAACACAACCAAATGTCTTATTACCTGTTTATGCAAGTCGAGTCATGTTCAAGAAAACTGACAACATGCCCCAGATTTTTAGCTTCTCATTGTACCAACAGCTGCCTTTACTGTGGCCATTTGGACCAAGTTCTGAGTGCCTTACATTGACTGATAAGGCAGCACCAACAGCTCTAATCAGCAATAAAACAGGCTGGAACATGAAAATGGAAGATAAGATTTGCCATTGCAGAGCCTCACAGAGTTTCAGTTAGCTTCTTTCTTCTCAGAATTTCCCTGGAGCTAACATTTTTGGATAATTACACAGTTTACAGagataacaaaaacacaaactttatcTTTACCTCATACAAATTAGTGTTTGGTTAAACTGTTTGTGCTCTCAACCTAGAATCAAATATTACAGCTTTTTGTGTAAtaggaaaatatgtaaaaaaaaaaaaatgcagaaaactttCTGTCAGACATAAATCTCAACAACATTATTTTCTAATAAGATGCGATTGGACAGCAAATGTGTTGTGTGCGCACGCATGTTTGCTCTACCATTGCTGGACTCTAACCCTCCACGTTGGATGCTGGCACTGTCAGTATGGAGGTGAGGGGGTGGACTAAAAGGAGAAAAGGTTAGATTGCACAATCTAAAACGTATCATGTGAAAGAAAGTTAGGCATGaatttttaccaaaatattttacatgtaaagACATCTGCTTATCTTACTTTCTCTTATAATCGTGTTGGTCCATCATGGCTTTTTGAGTTTGATTTGTAGTGATAACACACTAAATCTTTCATGGCAAGAACAATAGGGAGCCTGTGGAGAAACTACAAGGCGAAACTGTGGTACAAAACATGTTGAGGCAAAGGGTATAAAGACAAAATACTTATTGGCTCTTGGGAAAAACCCAGCACATGTCTTTGTGGTAGCTAATCAGAGGTGTGTGATTTATGGAATTGCATTtatacacaaataaacaaagctcagacatttttatgcagtattttttaatttagataacttaaagaaattacaaaaatgctCACAGTTCTTTTCCACCAAACAGAATAAACagcatatacatatatacatgtGGACAAGTGCAGGGTCTGGCTTGTTTTTTCAGGACTCAGCAATAAATATAACATGGATACTCAGatagtttggtttaatttacaCCACAACATTGGCATTTCATTGTTCATCCTCCATATGGCTGGTGGTGAAACGCTTTTTCAGGATTGTGTTTAACTATGTCTGCACAGGCTGAAGACGACTTAGTTGGCTTCGATGAATGACTGGTAGAGAGACATGAGCTGGGACTGGAGGTCTTGGGCGTAGGGGTCCAGTTTGTCCCTCAGGTCCTCAGCATAGGGAGCCACAATTTGCTTCACCAGACTGGCTCTCTGGGTCAGCTCTACCTGGACCTTCTCGGTCACGGGGGCTACGCTTTTCTGGAACGCTTCCAGGTGCCGGTCCACCTTCTGCTTCAGGTCATCTGTGTAGGGCCCCAGCTGAGCCTGCAGGTCCTTCACGCTCTGCTCCAGGTTGGTCTTCAGCTCTTCGCTCTTTTGAATCAAGGTGGACCTCAGCGCCTCGGAGTCCAGCGAGTCTGCATAGGGGGCCAGCTCCTGCTTGAGCTGCTCGACCCTCTGCTGGATCTGGGCCTTCATGTTCTCGGTGTAGGGCTCCAGTTTGTCTCTGACGGAGCTGAGCTCTTGGGTCAGCACACTTTTCAGCATGTCGGCCTCCGTGGTTATCTTGTTCATCAGGTCCTCGGCTGCGGGGGAAAGCTGCTCCTGCAGGGTCACAGCATACTTGCTGGCTAAGTCAGCGCTCTCTGTCAAGCGGGCACTAGACGgccaaaacaaaatgactgtCAGGACATCTACGACTGTGTAACATGCTGCAGAATGTAAGCCTCCCCCCTCCAACTCTCCCTCACGCAACTTACTTAACTTCCTGTCCAATTGGTGAGCTCCTAATCATCTCCAGAGTATCATCAGCTGTTTGCGTGGCCTTGGCAATGTAGTCCCAGAAAGCATCAGTCAACACTTCTAACTTTGGCTTTGGCGCATCAGCGTAGAAGAGGTTGGCATTGCAGCCTTGCAAAATAAAGATGTCAATAAAGGTGATTTTCAgacctaatttattttattactatttatttatttgttgctattattattatcagtccttgtttattttatttaaatgagaacATCTTACCAGAGAGCACTGCAGCGACTAGCAACACAAACACCTTCATGACTGCAACCTGCTGAaagacattaatatttaataagcaATTCCTACTAGTAAGGCTACATCAACACTTTTAGATTTTGCTGTAAACATGTAGTCTGAAGCGCAGTGCTTGTCTCACCTGCTGTGGGGCGTGTGTATCTTTCAGGGCTTAGCGTGTTAGTGACTGTGTCTCAGTGTTGCTTCCGTGTATATATACAGAAGTCAGATGACTGTTGTAGTCAAGAGCCCAAAGTCCAGGAGTCCCTGCCATGCTGTCACAAccgctcttttttttctatatctgctgttttttttagatatattttcaCTGAAGAGCTGGATGATGGAAAATACATACAGAAAAATCCACTTTGATGGTGTCCCTTCCTCCCCTAAACTGTTTGCAGAAAGCTTTAAAAGTGTGCAGCTTTTAAGGTGTCAACATGGTCCAGCACTGCCAGTCACTAGATAACTTAAGATAACCCTGTTAGACTTGTGGACTTTGTCTTCAGGTCAAGCTCCACGAATTAAGTGCTATCAAGATGGATCCACTTAAatctttatttcttaattttagcCACTTGAATTCATGGTGGACATAATTTTATCTCATTTCTTCTATTTATTCAGTAGATACTTGTCGGACATTTCTATTTGCAATGGTTTTATGAGTTGGCTACTAAAggagatgtttttaaatgaatgtgagGGAAATACAAAGCAGCCCAGGACAGCTTTGTCCCGAAAATATTTAGGTCAGTGTCCTGCTGGAACGTAATGCTTCACCTCAGTCTCATGTCTTCTGTAGCCTCTAGCAGATTTCCTCTCAGTCTATTTTGTCCTTTAGCTTTCTTGACAACACTTTGTGATCTTAAAAGGTGttataagtacatttttgtttacttacTTGTCAGCTCTAAACAGCTTCTCTGTCCATGTTAGACAAAAAGCTCATCTTTGGTCTCACCTGACGGGAGTATTTCTTTCATATGTTAGCTGTGCATCCTACGTAGCTTATTAAAAAACTGCAGGTTGGACTtttttgcctttatttcaaCAATGGCTCTCTTCTCTCCACAAATCTGAGAGCACAGCTGATGGCGgattcttcttctgttttgaatCAATGTATGGGTCTCCTGGCTGATCGCCATATCTTGGTTGGTTTACATCTGTGCcatattctttccatttttgaaaGACACTTTGAACTGTGCTATGGGATATGTTAAACTCTGGACACTGTACTTCCATTTGTGGAAAAGAagtggagatggaggaggagtaTAAATGACTTGTTTTTCACCTGCACGAAAGACTAGAGACTCAACTCCATTGATCAcataattgtgcaaattgaaatcattgcaattttgaaaaaaaaccaacacatttttggataaaatgtttttccatatgGATGAGGAGGTTTTTCAACTCTATCATATTTagtgtatttttcaaaacttaaatgaaaacacttttctttttgcatcaaGTCATGTTATTAACTGGTTGTTAATATGGGCAGAagagatgaagaagacgacaggaagtggcaggaggatgatggcgctgCATATGTTTTAACCATTTATCTCGTGGACAAACGTTtttacgtgtgattttaattgtgttccTTATTTAAGGAAAACACCCCAATTGCAAATTGTGATTTTCCAAtcttagcagaatattgaccaAGTTTTGCgaacatttgtaatggaaatgccaCTAAAGATGCTGCCTACaagaaagcacagaaaaaacTCCTCAACGAAGCTTCAGTCCACTTCCTTTTGCTTCAAAATAATGTGCTACTTCTCACTGGTTTCTTACATAAAACCCCAATGAAAGATAAGATGCACTCAAGATTCTTGTCGCAATTTTACAACACATTAGAAAGTTCAAGGGACGGGTGTACTTTAGCTACTTTTGACACTATACATGGTGTAATATTGTTCTTTTAGTGAAAAAGATTCATTAATCAAGAAAActctaaaatgtgtttatgaGAATTGACCTCTGACACATCTAACTGAAGCAGAAGCTACTTTGTCCCTCAGAGGCTGACGATGCCTGAATGTACTGACCTTTGGTCAGACAGATATGCAAGACTGCTGAACATTGGCATGACACAAAAGCAACAACTATTAATTACCCTGAAAGTTGTTGGCACAATAAAAAGATTACAGGAAAAATAGTGTATGTCTACTTAAAGTTGGAATTCAGTGACAGTAATGTTGTGGATTCTGTCTGTAGTAAAGAGCTGGAGGTTTTCAGATACATAAGGTCAAATAGGGTTAACACTATGGATTTAGTTTCACTGCTGTAGTCATgaagcacaaacacatttttaggcAACAACATAACCGTGTAATCTTTATTTCACATTGATCATTTTCTCTTAAAGTGGTAATTGTACAGGATACAACCAGTACTTAAATGATATTTCTGGGGCAGAAGGGGCTTGTACTTGCTTGTTGCATAGATTGCCTGCTACAAAATATCAGCAGGGAAAGAAGGGTGAGGCAAGGTGACAGCAAAGCACTACCTCTTGGACTTTGGGATCATTACTGTCCGAATTCACTATATAAGCTGCAGAGCTTCATCACTTCGGCACCAGCACAACTGAGCGGATTTACAGACACTCTTGTAAACTCAGGTAAGAGAGGAAACGGAGGAAGCTCTTAAGTTTACTGAAGGAAAATGCTTTtgtgacttatttttttttggttttgttgtagCTTCAAAGAGCCATGAAGGTCCTTGCTGTGCTCGTCCTGGCCGTTTTCACCGGTAAGTAAGCTGGGGGAAAATCAAAATGAAGCGTAAAGTCTTGTTAATTACTGAATTGTACCTTCAGACAGCTGCCGTAGTTTCAAGTTATCCTTCTGTCCGTCCAACAGGCTGCAATGCCAACCTCTTCTACGCTGACGCTCCCAAGCCTCAGCTGGAAGTAATGACTGATGCTTTCTGGGACTATGTCGGCAAAGCCACCCAGACAGCTGATGACACCCTTCAGATGATCAGAAAGACCCAGTTTGGCCAGGATATCAGGTATGACATACACCACCACATAAAGCATGgcttttatttagcttttgCAGAGTGTAAACTCACTGTCTCCTGTCACTTTGTTCAGTGCCCGTATCACCGACGGCGCTGAAGCAGCCAGCCAGTATGCAGTCACCCTGCAGGAGCAGCTCCCACCCAGAGCCCAGGAACTGATCACCAGAGTCACCCAAGAGGCAGAAGATCTGAGAGAACGCTTGAACACCGACCTGAACAACGCCCGGGAGAAGCTGGAGCCCTACACTGAGAACCTGAAGGTCCAGATCAGGGAGAGagtggagcagctgaagcaggAGCTGGCCCCCTACACCGAGAGTTTGGATACTGAGACCCTGAGGACCACCGTCATCCAGAAAAGCGAGGAGCTGAAGGCTCAGCTGGAGCAGAGTGTGCAGGAGCTGCAGACTCACCTGGGGCCCTACACCGACGACCTGAAGCAGAAGGTTGACCAGCACCTGGAAGACTTCAAGCAGAGAGTCGCTCCCGTGACCGAGAGAGTCCAGGATCAGCTCACACAGAGAGCCCAGCAGGTGAAGGAAATGGCTGCCCCATACGTAGACAACCTGAGGGAGAGGCTGGACCCCTACGCCCAGGACCTCCAGACTCGTCTCACCTCCCTCTATGAATCCTACGTCAAGACCAACTAAGTCAAACTCCAGCTGACTCTGAACCAAAAGAAACTgcatcaaataaaacagaattttctcCCGGATGCCAGAAACATGGCAATGCAACTTTAATTGACCTGTTTGGAAAAGCTACAGTTGTTAGTTCATGTAACGTTGTCAGAAAAGTGATACATAACAAATGCATGTTGGTCTGTGACCACAAGGTGTCCGCTCCctaatttatgaaaataaaacaaaagcaaaagaaacttGAGATccctgtgtattttattttttatgaaatgggctgaagtttaaaatttctttgtaatatttcattttccagcctCTGGAAAATGAcctttgaacaaaaacacagaatatgtttaaagatgttaaaaaataaacaaaatgaaaacaacagcaGTTGTTGCATTTATACACAAGCAAAGAAGaaatattctgtaaaaatcACGTTTAAAGTTGAAACCTTTTATCAAGATCAGCTGCTAACGACTGGAGTCTTACGggaaaagaaatgtaaagaaaacctTTATATTTAATTCTTATTTAATGATGGTTACTTAATTATCATGTTCCATTATAGGGAAGGGTTTTGAAAGAACATCGATGTGTGACGTGTATTAGACGGTTTATTGCATACAACTCTTCCTAATTACTAGTTTTCCTGTCAATATGAGCTGTGAATTAGTGCTgctcctccaaagttaccaTGGTCCTTTTGCCAATATTTTTGCCAGGCACTGTAGGTGCTGCAGCGGCAAAGAGTTGCGAGTTTCAGACAGGCACATTCAAAACAGACCATCTGAGTGAATTTAGTAAAGTAGCTATAGATTTcatgcaatatatttttttttatcaaaaccttttttattattaaagaatTTGTAACTAAAGCAGGGTAAGGAGAATGAGGTCCTAGCATAAAATAAAGTGTTCAGTCTAGTCATTGACACGTTAAATCCTGAATTAAACCCTGTTTTAACACctaaaaaatggtcaaattttataaaataacaacaCACCTTGTCTTTAACACCGGACATCAGTGATACATAAAGACATTAATGAATACTGAGAAAGAATTGAGTAACACGccgtttttatgttttccttacAAAAGCTCCCCCCCAACACCCTCCTCCACGCCCTCGTACGATTCTCTTGTGGAGGGCAtgttcaaatgtgttttcacCTGCAAGTCTGGATGTTCGTAAACACATCCTGatccttctttgtttttttttgttctaaatcaCTTCTCTTTTCGTGCCTCCAAACCTTCAGCAAGATTACTCCCACGCTGACTTACCCAGTGGCAAACAACATTCCTCTGTTCTGCCCCCAGCTGCTACAGGACCTAAAAACACTGTTAACCCTCCGCAGACTGAACTAGAAATAAGACTTTACATTTTAACCCAAATAACACTTGTTTGGAAACCCAGGTTATGGGGTTTTTGTTTCAGCCAATTTTAGGCAGCAT
Coding sequences within:
- the LOC103477850 gene encoding apolipoprotein A-I-like; the encoded protein is MKVFVLLVAAVLSGCNANLFYADAPKPKLEVLTDAFWDYIAKATQTADDTLEMIRSSPIGQEVNARLTESADLASKYAVTLQEQLSPAAEDLMNKITTEADMLKSVLTQELSSVRDKLEPYTENMKAQIQQRVEQLKQELAPYADSLDSEALRSTLIQKSEELKTNLEQSVKDLQAQLGPYTDDLKQKVDRHLEAFQKSVAPVTEKVQVELTQRASLVKQIVAPYAEDLRDKLDPYAQDLQSQLMSLYQSFIEAN
- the LOC103477849 gene encoding apolipoprotein A-I-like produces the protein MKVLAVLVLAVFTGCNANLFYADAPKPQLEVMTDAFWDYVGKATQTADDTLQMIRKTQFGQDISARITDGAEAASQYAVTLQEQLPPRAQELITRVTQEAEDLRERLNTDLNNAREKLEPYTENLKVQIRERVEQLKQELAPYTESLDTETLRTTVIQKSEELKAQLEQSVQELQTHLGPYTDDLKQKVDQHLEDFKQRVAPVTERVQDQLTQRAQQVKEMAAPYVDNLRERLDPYAQDLQTRLTSLYESYVKTN